A stretch of Sinorhizobium meliloti DNA encodes these proteins:
- a CDS encoding IS4-like element ISRm16 family transposase, with translation MRFTPSIFAQLLKAIDRRSFQAIVGRHAGDAYDKCFTSWDHLVALIYAQLSATTSLRGLEASFNANSQHHYHLGSGRLMRSTLSDANRRRPVAVFAETFALLAGQLDRQTRREGTKMLRLIDSTPIPLGKLYDWAKSNGRIRGMKLHVVYDPKADCPGILDITDANVNDAQIGRTITIEKGATYVFDKGYCHYGWWTAIAEAGASFVTRPKTNMGLALVAERPVEQPQGDGFLVLEDSQVSLASKGDSKLPIGLRRVIVKRQDGDTITLLTNDLERSAVEIGQLYKDRWQIELLFRWIKQHLKIRKFLGNNDNAIRLQIFAAMIAYALLRIAARLARVPLPILRFTDLVTQCLFQRKSIAEIHKPPQVNPSRPKPRTIPNQMVFRYA, from the coding sequence ATGCGGTTCACCCCTAGCATTTTCGCCCAGCTGCTGAAAGCGATTGATCGCCGCAGCTTTCAGGCGATTGTGGGTCGTCATGCCGGGGATGCCTACGACAAGTGCTTTACCAGCTGGGATCATCTGGTGGCACTGATCTATGCCCAGTTGAGCGCCACGACCAGCCTGCGCGGGTTGGAGGCGAGCTTCAACGCCAACAGTCAGCATCATTACCATCTCGGCAGTGGCCGGCTGATGCGCTCGACGCTGTCGGACGCCAACCGCCGCCGCCCGGTCGCCGTCTTCGCCGAGACCTTCGCGCTTCTGGCCGGTCAGCTCGACCGGCAGACGCGCCGGGAGGGCACCAAGATGCTGCGGCTGATCGATTCGACCCCGATACCGCTGGGTAAGCTGTACGATTGGGCCAAGTCGAACGGCCGCATCCGCGGCATGAAGCTGCATGTCGTCTATGATCCCAAGGCCGATTGTCCAGGCATCCTCGACATCACCGACGCCAACGTCAACGACGCCCAGATCGGCCGCACGATCACCATCGAAAAGGGCGCAACCTATGTCTTCGACAAGGGCTACTGCCATTACGGCTGGTGGACGGCGATCGCCGAAGCCGGCGCCAGTTTCGTCACCCGGCCGAAGACCAACATGGGACTGGCTTTGGTCGCTGAACGCCCCGTTGAGCAACCTCAAGGCGATGGCTTCCTGGTCCTCGAAGACAGCCAGGTCAGCCTCGCCAGCAAGGGCGATTCCAAGCTGCCGATCGGCTTGCGCCGGGTAATCGTCAAGCGCCAGGACGGCGATACGATCACGCTTCTGACCAACGACCTCGAGCGCTCCGCCGTCGAGATCGGCCAGCTCTATAAGGATCGCTGGCAGATCGAGCTTCTGTTCCGCTGGATCAAACAGCACCTCAAGATCCGCAAGTTCCTCGGCAACAACGACAACGCCATCCGCCTGCAGATCTTCGCGGCGATGATCGCCTATGCACTGTTGCGCATCGCCGCCCGCCTCGCCCGCGTCCCTCTACCGATCCTGCGCTTCACCGACCTCGTCACCCAGTGCCTGTTCCAGCGCAAAAGCATCGCCGAAATCCACAAGCCGCCGCAGGTCAATCCAAGCCGACCAAAACCCCGGACCATCCCAAACCAAATGGTCTTCCGCTATGCATGA